The genomic window GCCACCACGTACCGCCCGTCCTCGAGTCGGAGCACGTTGGCCGGCTTCAGGTCGCGGTGGGTGACACCGGCCCAGTGCAGGGCCTGCACGCCCATGCAGACCTGCCGGAGGACGGACAGGGACCAGGCGATCCCGCCCCGCCTCCGGGCGCGGATGTCCTCCTCGAGCGTGCCGGCGGCGAGCGGCATGACGAAGTACGGGGGCTCCTGGTCGAGCCTCGCGTCGAGGACCGGGAGCAGGTGCGGATGCCGCAGCGATCCGAGGATCTTCGCCTCGCGCACCAGGCGCTTCCCCCTCAGCGAGCTGCCTTCGCAGTATTTCAGCGCGAGGCGCCGCCCGTCGTCCAGCCGCTCCACCTCGACCACCCACCCCATGCCGCCGCGGCCGACGGGCCGGATCACCTCATAACGCCCGTCGACCAGGGCGCCTACGTTGAACAACCTCTCGGCCGGAGACCACGACGCGTCCGCCCCGGAGCGATGGCCCAGCTCTCTCGTCTCTGCGGATCCGTGCGACATGAGGAGGCTCTCCACGAGGAATCGCGGCCGGCGGTGATCGTCCTGGCCATCCGCCCGCCCCTGCCGGAACGATGGTATCCTGAAAGTGTAAATCTGTCCAGTAATAAATGGCCGACTGCCCTCCCGACCTCGTCGGGCGGTAAGTCGACGATGGCGAGGCCAGGTAGGTCCGACGGCTTGGCAAGGGCCGCGGGGCTGGGTTAGGCTAATGGCTGCGTCGGGTCCGGCTTGCGGCGTGGCCGGCGCATCAAGGATGAGTCGACGGCCGGGGGGCGCGCCCCATTCGGCCGAGGGCGAGGAGGCGATCCATGTCCGCCGGTCATGGTCCGCAGCATGCTGACGGAGAGCTCTCGAGCTTCCTGGCGCGGATCCAGGCGGGCGACGGGAATGCCGCCAGGGAGTTGCTCCAGCGATACGAGTCCGAGGTCCGGCTGGTCGTCCGCCGCCAGCTCCCCAGGCTCTTGCGCTCCCGATTCGACTCGCTGGATTTCCTCCAGAGCGTCTGGGGGAGCTTCTTCCGGAGGATGCGGGAGGCGCCGACGGCGTTCGAAGATTCGCGGCATCTTGTCGCGTTCCTGGCCCGGGCTGCGAAGAACAAGGTGATCGACGAATATCGGCGGGCGGCCAGCCAGAAGCAGGACATGCACCGGGAGGAGCCGCTCTGGAGCGAAGGCGACCGGCCGAGGGAGGTGCCCGACCGCGTGGATTCGCCGAGCGAGGTGGCCCAGGCACGCGAGGTCTTCGGGATGCTCCGCGACCTGCTGCCGGAGGAGCGGCGGACGATCCTCGAGATGAAGGCCGAAGGCTTGTCGAGCCGCGACATCGGGGAGAAGCTGGGGATCAGCGAGCGGACGGTGCAGAGGGTCCTGGAAGACCTGCGACGCCGGGTCGAGTCCGAGTGGGAGTCTCGGGGATGAACGCGGCCGCCTCTGGACGGACGTGGGACGACGCGTCCTCGCCCGCCGCGGTCCGCCTGGCCAGGCGTTACGAGGAGGCCTGGCAGGCGGCCGACCGGGGCGGGAGGAGACTCGACCCGCGGGGGTATCTCGCCGACGCGCAGGACGAAGCCGGGGCCACGCTCGCGATCCTGCGGGCCGACCTCTCCCTGCGATGGGAAGCCGGCGATCGGGCCGGGGCCGCCTGGTATCTCGAGCGGTTCAAGGACCTCGGCGAGGACAGCGTCGTGGCGCTGCTCTACGAGGAATTCTGCCTGCGCGAGGAGGACGGCGAGAGGCCCGACCCGGCCTCCTATCTCGCCCGCTATCCGGCGCTGGCGGAGCCGCTCCGTCGCGTGCTCGACATCCACGAGCTGATCGGCTCTGCGACCGCCACGAACTCGATCCTCGGGGCGCCCTCGATGGCGGGCCCGGGCGGTCGCTCGGCGACGGATGAACCGCCCTATCCGGAGGCGGGCCAGACGATCGCGGGCTTCTATCTCGTGGAGGAGCTGGGACGCGGCTCGTTCGCGCGGGTCTTCCTGGCGAGGGAGCGGGAGCTCGCCGACAGGCCGGTGGCCCTGAAGGTCGCCCGCCGCGGCTCGCGGGAGCCCCAGGCCCTGGCCAGGCTCCAGCATACGCACATCGTCCCGGTCCATTCGGTCCGCGAGGACAGGGCCACGGGCCTGCATCTCCTCTGCATGCCCTTCTTCGGCCGGGTCACGCTCAGCCGGCTCCTCCAGGAAGTCCGCGGCGCGCCGTCGCCCTCGGGCCGGGCGATCGTCGAGGCGCTGGACAGGCTGTCGGGGGGCGACGACGCCCCGCCGACGCACGCCCGTTCCGCCTGCCGGGACGCGCTCGCGTCGCGGACCTACGCGCAGGCGATCGCATGGTGGGGGGCACGGCTGGCCGAGGCGTTGGACCACGCTCACGACCGCGGCATCCTCCACCGCGACGTCAAGCCGAGCAACGTCCTGGTGAACGACGACGGCATGCCGATGCTGCTGGACTTCAACCTCGCCCGGGACGGCCGGCCGGGGGACGGCGGCCACGGGGCCGAGGTGGCGTTCGGCGGCACGCTCGATTACATGGCCCCCGAGCACCTCGAAGCCCTGGCCGACGAGGCCTCGGAAGGGGTGGATTCCCGCTCAGACATCTTCAGCCTGGGCGTGCTCCTCTACGAGGCGGTCGCGGGCGTGAAGCCGTATGCCCCGCCGCGGAAGAACCTCCCGATCTACGACTCCCTGCTGCGGGCGGCCTCCGATCGCCGCAAGGAGTGCCCCGTGCGATTCCCCGAGGGCCTGCCGTCGCCGGTGCCGGCGTCGCTCGCCGCGGTGATTCGCCGTTGCCTGGAGCCCGAGCCCGCCGATCGCTACCGGGGCGCCGGGGAGCTTGCCGCCGACCTGCGGGCGGTCGCCGATGACCTGCCATTGCCCCACGCGCGCGAGCCGTTCCTCAGCCGGCTGGGGGGACGCCTGCGGCGGCATCGGCGGGTGATCTTCGTCGCGGCCGGGGTGGCCCTCGCCTTCGGGGGCCTGCTCGGCGTCTACACGATGTATCAGGTGGACCGGCAGGACCGCTACGACAACGCGAGGGCCTATTACCTGAAGGGATGCGTCGCGATCGACGAGGGGCGTTTCGAGGACGCCCACAACTGGCTCGAGGCGGCCGGCGACGCCGCGCGGTTCAACTGGCGGGACACGATCCGGGGCAAGCTCCGTTGGGGGACCTTCTCGACATTCGGCGGCCAGCTCCGGAAGCGGCTC from Aquisphaera giovannonii includes these protein-coding regions:
- a CDS encoding RNA polymerase sigma factor, whose translation is MSAGHGPQHADGELSSFLARIQAGDGNAARELLQRYESEVRLVVRRQLPRLLRSRFDSLDFLQSVWGSFFRRMREAPTAFEDSRHLVAFLARAAKNKVIDEYRRAASQKQDMHREEPLWSEGDRPREVPDRVDSPSEVAQAREVFGMLRDLLPEERRTILEMKAEGLSSRDIGEKLGISERTVQRVLEDLRRRVESEWESRG